A DNA window from Candidatus Neomarinimicrobiota bacterium contains the following coding sequences:
- a CDS encoding N-acetylmuramoyl-L-alanine amidase codes for MSFFSPRIFGGKVAVQFPSAPEKVGEIKTFESGATVYISTLELIDVLSAGMFANVERSKIVIYFRGHRIKVSAQSSFVVIDNRVYQMPNHALFDGADIYLPMRAFLLLFNLRVAPGVFYDEATGVVVVDLLAFNITNVTIDEKANGTIIRLRTTLNFDPGALAAWSARNGWFYLTVEGGVVDTSAFHQIRPVGVVRAINASQMEEKTAQIAFQIRSEVEDHELIQNRDPSEIVITLRTPLRLTADKIKKLRDSWYIDTVVIDAGHGGKDGGSTGTYGLQEKFVTLDVAKRVGRLVEKYTTTKVIYTRDEDVFVPLWKRTKMANERNGKLFISIHANSNKNRRIRGFETYILRPGKSADAVGVAERENAVIKLEEEISRYDRLAEDNFIIASLMQNAFMKESEDFAAIIQEQLHKSIPSPDRGVKQAGFYVLIGASMPNVLVEVGFLSNPQEERQLRKPGYRQSVAQAIYQGLRRFKDKYERVLEEETQG; via the coding sequence GTGTCCTTTTTCTCTCCACGGATCTTCGGAGGAAAGGTAGCGGTTCAGTTCCCCAGCGCTCCCGAGAAGGTTGGAGAGATCAAGACTTTCGAGTCCGGTGCCACCGTATATATCTCCACGCTAGAGCTCATTGACGTCCTTTCAGCAGGCATGTTCGCAAATGTGGAGCGGAGCAAAATTGTCATCTATTTCCGCGGTCACCGCATCAAGGTGTCGGCCCAGAGCAGTTTTGTCGTTATCGACAACCGCGTCTACCAGATGCCTAACCATGCCCTTTTTGACGGGGCGGACATCTACTTGCCCATGAGGGCGTTCCTTTTGTTATTCAATCTACGTGTCGCACCCGGAGTTTTCTACGACGAGGCGACCGGCGTGGTCGTGGTCGACCTCCTTGCCTTCAATATCACGAACGTGACCATTGACGAGAAAGCCAACGGGACGATCATACGTCTTCGCACAACTCTCAATTTCGACCCGGGCGCCCTCGCAGCCTGGTCAGCCAGAAACGGGTGGTTTTACCTCACGGTTGAGGGGGGAGTGGTGGATACTTCCGCATTTCATCAGATTCGGCCCGTAGGGGTCGTGCGAGCCATCAATGCCAGCCAGATGGAAGAAAAGACTGCCCAGATCGCTTTTCAAATTAGATCGGAAGTCGAAGATCATGAACTGATCCAAAACCGTGACCCGAGCGAAATTGTCATTACCCTCCGCACACCTCTCAGACTTACTGCTGATAAGATCAAGAAATTGCGGGACAGCTGGTACATTGATACGGTAGTCATCGACGCGGGTCATGGGGGGAAAGACGGTGGGTCCACCGGGACGTACGGACTCCAGGAGAAATTCGTCACCCTGGACGTAGCAAAGCGTGTGGGACGTCTAGTGGAGAAATATACCACTACCAAGGTAATTTATACTCGGGATGAGGATGTATTCGTCCCCCTCTGGAAGCGGACGAAGATGGCGAATGAACGCAACGGAAAACTGTTTATCAGCATCCACGCAAACTCCAATAAAAACCGTCGCATAAGAGGTTTTGAGACCTATATCCTCCGCCCCGGGAAATCAGCAGACGCGGTGGGAGTGGCCGAGCGGGAGAATGCCGTAATCAAGCTCGAAGAGGAGATATCGAGGTACGACCGTCTGGCTGAAGATAACTTCATCATTGCGTCTCTGATGCAAAACGCATTCATGAAGGAAAGCGAGGATTTCGCCGCCATTATACAGGAACAGCTGCACAAAAGCATCCCGTCTCCCGATCGCGGAGTCAAGCAGGCGGGTTTCTACGTTCTTATCGGTGCCTCCATGCCTAACGTGCTTGTGGAAGTTGGCTTTCTTTCCAATCCTCAGGAAGAAAGGCAACTCCGTAAACCGGGGTATCGCCAGAGCGTGGCCCAGGCTATCTATCAGGGTCTACGACGGTTCAAGGACAAGTACGAACGGGTGCTTGAGGAGGAGACCCAGGGGTAG
- a CDS encoding acyl-CoA carboxylase subunit beta: protein METMSDVSNTLKAFREEALKGGGDDRIAREHEKGKLTARERLDLLLDKGSFQEMGMFVRHQSSDFGLDKKRFLGDGVVTGYGEVNGRLVFVFAQDFTVLGGSLSRSNAEKICRIMDHAMRVGAPIIGLNDSGGARIQEGVSSLGGYADIFLRNTLASGLVPQISVVMGPCAGGTVYSPAITDFTLMVRGTSFMFVTGPGVVKTVTHEDVSYEDLGGAETHATKSGVAHLACDNEVEAIQTVKALLSYMPQNNLEDPPVLENDDPVDREDPELDSVVPENPIKPYDMHDVISRVVDKGEFLEVQSEFAPNIIVGFARFNGRSAGIVSNQPSHLAGALDIDSSTKGARFIRFCDAFNIPLVVFEDVPGFFPGTEQEWGGIIRHGAKLLYAFCEATVPRITIITRKAYGGAYDVMNSKHIRGDINLAWPTAEIAVMGPKGAVEIIFKKEIAKAKDSEAAEEKLIEEYREKFANPYVAAEQGYIDDVVEPRTTRHHIIRSLSMLDTKVDSNPKKKHGNIPL, encoded by the coding sequence ATGGAAACGATGAGTGATGTGAGTAACACTCTGAAAGCCTTTCGTGAGGAGGCTCTGAAGGGGGGTGGCGACGACCGCATTGCCCGGGAACATGAGAAAGGGAAGCTGACGGCCCGGGAACGTCTGGATCTTCTTCTGGACAAGGGCTCGTTCCAGGAGATGGGGATGTTTGTGAGGCATCAGTCGTCCGATTTTGGACTGGACAAGAAACGGTTCCTCGGCGATGGAGTGGTCACGGGGTACGGTGAGGTCAATGGGAGGCTGGTCTTCGTGTTTGCCCAGGATTTTACCGTTCTCGGGGGCTCTCTTTCCAGGTCGAATGCTGAGAAGATTTGCAGGATTATGGATCATGCCATGCGGGTGGGAGCCCCCATCATAGGGCTGAATGATTCCGGCGGAGCCCGCATCCAGGAAGGTGTCTCTTCGCTGGGGGGATACGCCGATATTTTCCTGAGAAACACCCTCGCCTCGGGTCTGGTGCCTCAGATATCGGTTGTCATGGGACCCTGTGCCGGAGGTACGGTCTATTCACCGGCCATTACCGATTTTACCCTTATGGTGAGAGGGACCAGTTTTATGTTCGTGACAGGACCAGGTGTGGTGAAGACAGTGACACATGAAGACGTCAGTTACGAGGATCTCGGTGGGGCAGAAACGCACGCCACGAAGAGCGGGGTGGCTCATCTTGCCTGTGATAATGAAGTGGAAGCCATCCAGACCGTAAAGGCGTTGCTTTCGTATATGCCACAGAATAATCTTGAGGATCCCCCCGTTCTTGAGAATGATGACCCTGTTGACAGGGAAGACCCCGAATTGGATTCTGTCGTTCCAGAGAATCCCATCAAACCCTATGACATGCACGACGTCATTTCACGGGTTGTGGACAAAGGTGAATTTCTGGAAGTCCAGAGCGAATTCGCTCCTAATATTATTGTCGGTTTTGCACGATTTAACGGTCGCAGTGCGGGAATTGTCTCAAACCAGCCTTCACATCTGGCGGGTGCCCTTGACATTGATTCTTCAACCAAAGGTGCCAGGTTCATCCGTTTCTGTGATGCTTTCAACATTCCTCTCGTGGTGTTCGAAGATGTACCGGGATTCTTCCCTGGCACTGAGCAGGAGTGGGGGGGCATTATCCGTCATGGAGCCAAGCTTCTTTATGCCTTCTGTGAAGCGACGGTCCCCAGGATTACGATCATCACCCGCAAAGCATACGGGGGAGCCTATGACGTGATGAACTCAAAACATATCCGCGGCGATATCAACTTGGCGTGGCCAACGGCGGAGATTGCCGTTATGGGGCCGAAAGGTGCCGTGGAAATCATTTTCAAAAAGGAAATAGCAAAAGCCAAAGATTCCGAAGCTGCTGAAGAGAAGCTGATCGAAGAATACCGGGAAAAGTTTGCGAACCCCTATGTGGCGGCTGAGCAAGGCTATATCGACGACGTCGTTGAACCTCGCACCACGCGGCATCACATCATCCGCTCCCTTTCCATGCTGGATACGAAAGTGGATTCGAATCCGAAAAAGAAGCACGGCAACATACCGTTGTAG
- a CDS encoding aminopeptidase P family protein codes for MSRIEQRVDRLRERLAKNSLHGILVTNLANVQYLSGFTGTAGTCLILMDKAYFISDGRYLIQSEEQVKGMHIVIGREPHPEIIKNNGLIPNGLSLGFEGDHLVVGRMNQIEEFFPGCQWISTSRFVEELAAVKDETELGAIRSAVEITDKTFEQIVPELRPGATERGIASKISYLYKMLGAQGDAFDPIVAAGPNSALPHAVPTDREFQAGDFVILDFGARYGGYCADMTRTVVIGNATDRHREVYDVVREAQSRGCEAATDGISCRELDSATRDYITEKGYEEFFVHNTGHGLGREVHTMPRLSQSSKDTLLENYVVTIEPGIYIKDWGGVRIEDDVLIKKDGCEILNRSTKELLILR; via the coding sequence ATGTCGCGGATTGAGCAGCGCGTGGACCGTTTGAGAGAACGCCTCGCGAAGAATTCCCTTCATGGGATTCTTGTGACGAATCTGGCAAATGTTCAATACCTGTCCGGCTTTACCGGGACTGCGGGAACGTGCCTTATACTCATGGACAAGGCGTATTTCATTTCAGATGGACGATATCTTATTCAGTCTGAGGAACAGGTAAAGGGGATGCATATCGTGATTGGCAGGGAACCCCATCCGGAGATTATCAAGAATAATGGCCTCATTCCAAACGGTCTCTCGCTGGGTTTCGAAGGGGATCATCTGGTTGTAGGCAGGATGAACCAGATTGAGGAATTTTTCCCCGGTTGTCAGTGGATATCGACCTCGCGTTTTGTGGAGGAGCTGGCCGCGGTGAAGGATGAAACAGAACTCGGGGCCATCCGGTCAGCGGTGGAGATTACGGATAAGACATTTGAGCAGATTGTGCCCGAGTTGCGCCCGGGAGCCACGGAGCGGGGAATCGCAAGTAAGATTTCATACCTGTACAAAATGCTCGGTGCCCAGGGAGATGCCTTCGATCCCATCGTCGCAGCCGGTCCTAATTCCGCCCTGCCTCATGCCGTTCCCACTGACAGGGAATTTCAGGCCGGCGATTTTGTGATTCTCGATTTTGGAGCACGATACGGAGGATACTGTGCCGACATGACCCGAACCGTCGTGATAGGCAATGCCACGGACCGACATCGGGAGGTCTACGACGTGGTCAGAGAGGCCCAGAGCAGGGGCTGTGAGGCCGCGACAGACGGAATTAGCTGCAGAGAGCTTGACAGTGCGACACGTGACTACATAACCGAGAAGGGGTATGAAGAATTTTTTGTTCACAATACGGGTCACGGACTGGGACGGGAAGTTCACACCATGCCCAGACTGTCTCAGTCGAGTAAAGATACCCTGCTGGAAAACTATGTTGTAACCATCGAACCGGGGATCTATATCAAGGACTGGGGTGGTGTACGAATAGAAGATGATGTCTTGATCAAAAAGGACGGTTGTGAGATTCTGAACCGGTCGACGAAAGAACTTCTTATCCTGAGATAG
- a CDS encoding HAD family phosphatase, whose protein sequence is MIKNIFFDIGGVLLEVFPERILDYLRKCTGLPDRQLQKALDGDNFFAYEAGKLSDEEFFRWYQRAIPQPNNLTRDDFFQAWLQVLGEPTKTLTLARQLARSYPVWLASNTNSCHIRYGEKKGYFDGFAGKVYSFEIGVRKPSTEFFQRALDLAGAETGSSLFIDDKPENVGAAQAMGFETIHYQSDPQMKRDLDNWI, encoded by the coding sequence ATGATCAAGAATATCTTTTTCGACATAGGTGGTGTGTTGCTTGAGGTCTTTCCTGAAAGGATACTGGATTATTTGCGGAAATGCACAGGCCTGCCTGACCGTCAACTCCAGAAGGCTCTCGACGGTGACAATTTTTTCGCCTATGAAGCGGGGAAATTGTCAGATGAGGAATTCTTCAGATGGTATCAGAGAGCAATTCCTCAGCCGAACAATCTCACGAGAGATGATTTCTTTCAAGCCTGGTTGCAGGTGCTGGGGGAACCCACAAAGACCCTGACCCTGGCACGACAACTTGCCAGGAGTTATCCCGTCTGGCTTGCGTCCAACACCAACTCCTGCCATATCCGGTATGGCGAGAAGAAAGGCTATTTCGATGGTTTTGCCGGAAAGGTCTATTCATTTGAAATTGGTGTCAGAAAACCGTCAACGGAATTCTTTCAGAGGGCCCTTGACCTGGCCGGGGCAGAAACCGGGTCTTCACTGTTTATTGACGATAAACCGGAAAATGTTGGAGCCGCCCAGGCCATGGGATTTGAAACGATTCATTATCAATCAGATCCGCAGATGAAACGGGACCTGGATAACTGGATCTGA
- a CDS encoding folylpolyglutamate synthase/dihydrofolate synthase family protein has protein sequence MASTSDWLTYLFSLRRRGIKVGLHRTKALLNRCNNPHEEVPMIHIAGTNGKGSTAAMIASVLKQAQRKVGLYTSPHLVTFNERIRVNDVPIDDKDIVAFLDRYRKDIDRLGSTFFETTTALTFHHFARKKVDVAVMEVGMGGRLDSSNVGHSVLSVLTPVDVDHGEYLGYDLASITREKCGILRENVPVVVAPQHDDVLDIIRESASHAGSDISYAPEASPVSDISVSREGTRFYMENQWWKIPLLGKHQATNAQTAAISCRLYDKAIAHTAIEEGLQKVFWPGRLQRVWDTPPVYYDVAHNPHGLAAVLETLRDLFSGHTLGVVFGLKKKKDIRKIGHLLKQYCAHVVTTAPENGDFFTSDSLAHELSNLGIPSIAAPSLPRALDYCKTRSLPCDLWLIFGTHYISGDVFRRFHFPFDKDENWSKLIMTARLDI, from the coding sequence GTGGCTTCAACCAGCGACTGGTTGACTTATCTCTTTTCCCTTCGTCGCCGGGGAATCAAAGTCGGTCTTCACCGAACGAAAGCTCTCCTGAATCGATGCAACAATCCCCACGAAGAAGTCCCTATGATTCATATTGCCGGCACCAACGGAAAAGGATCCACGGCGGCCATGATTGCTTCCGTCCTGAAACAAGCGCAACGGAAGGTCGGATTGTATACCTCTCCACACCTTGTTACTTTTAACGAACGGATCCGCGTGAATGACGTTCCGATCGATGATAAGGATATTGTCGCCTTCCTGGACCGCTACCGTAAGGATATCGACAGATTAGGATCCACATTCTTCGAAACGACAACAGCCCTCACATTCCATCATTTCGCCCGGAAGAAAGTCGACGTGGCCGTCATGGAGGTTGGAATGGGGGGTCGTCTCGATTCGAGCAACGTGGGTCACTCTGTTCTCTCGGTTCTCACCCCCGTCGATGTGGATCATGGTGAGTATCTCGGTTATGATCTCGCCTCAATCACCAGGGAGAAGTGCGGGATTCTGAGAGAAAACGTACCCGTCGTGGTGGCTCCACAGCACGATGACGTCCTGGATATTATCCGGGAATCGGCCTCCCACGCGGGGTCGGACATTTCTTACGCTCCTGAAGCGTCACCCGTAAGCGACATAAGCGTTTCCCGGGAGGGAACCCGGTTCTACATGGAGAACCAGTGGTGGAAGATCCCTCTTCTTGGAAAACACCAGGCGACCAACGCTCAAACAGCGGCCATTTCCTGCCGACTATATGACAAGGCGATAGCCCACACGGCCATTGAAGAGGGACTTCAAAAGGTTTTCTGGCCCGGGAGACTTCAGAGGGTGTGGGATACCCCTCCTGTCTATTACGATGTGGCCCATAACCCGCACGGTTTGGCGGCTGTGCTGGAAACGCTCAGAGATCTTTTCAGTGGCCACACCCTGGGGGTCGTCTTTGGCTTGAAGAAGAAGAAGGATATAAGAAAGATCGGTCATTTGCTAAAACAGTACTGCGCCCATGTGGTGACAACTGCACCCGAGAATGGCGACTTCTTTACATCGGATTCTCTGGCACATGAACTGTCGAACCTGGGAATCCCTTCCATCGCGGCGCCATCCCTTCCTCGGGCACTTGACTACTGCAAGACAAGATCTCTCCCTTGTGACCTGTGGCTTATTTTCGGCACCCATTACATTTCGGGCGATGTTTTTCGCAGATTCCATTTTCCCTTTGACAAAGATGAGAATTGGTCTAAATTAATCATGACCGCAAGATTAGATATCTGA
- a CDS encoding phosphatase PAP2 family protein — protein MITEKKLLESFKLFFLFQLMLVIPVNGQDSYSSFSGWIQHVPRYLVSGYLSSVLNGNGLILGAATVGSLISLNLDEEVKKYAVGHGLMPDRVSRFGYNYGGSYAYILVISTIFTTARIKNEEPLATKQKLEYAGLIVACTELTTALLKVLVKRRRPNGSTHPNFFVRYSFPSGHTSGSFAVAAVTRELYGKNVGAAAYLLAVLVGISRIHDNDHYLSDVLFGAGLGLAMGRGFADTYRKYRQRKNLSNVKISFDHNRGGATVHLNVTVP, from the coding sequence ATGATAACTGAAAAGAAGCTGCTGGAATCATTCAAGCTGTTTTTTCTATTCCAACTGATGTTGGTGATCCCGGTCAATGGTCAGGACTCCTACAGCTCTTTTAGCGGCTGGATACAGCACGTTCCGCGATATCTGGTATCTGGCTACTTAAGTTCGGTTCTTAACGGGAATGGCTTGATCTTGGGTGCAGCAACTGTCGGTTCACTCATTTCACTCAATTTAGACGAAGAGGTTAAAAAATATGCTGTAGGCCACGGTCTAATGCCGGACAGGGTTTCCAGATTCGGCTATAATTATGGTGGGAGCTACGCTTACATATTGGTCATATCGACCATCTTTACGACAGCCCGAATCAAGAACGAAGAGCCTCTGGCTACAAAACAGAAACTTGAGTATGCTGGTCTTATCGTCGCCTGTACGGAACTTACAACGGCTCTATTGAAGGTCTTGGTAAAGCGGAGACGCCCCAATGGTTCTACTCACCCCAATTTTTTTGTGCGCTATTCTTTTCCTTCAGGCCATACATCCGGTAGTTTTGCGGTGGCAGCCGTAACGCGGGAACTGTATGGCAAGAACGTGGGAGCTGCTGCCTATCTATTGGCTGTTCTTGTTGGTATCAGTAGGATCCATGACAATGATCATTACTTAAGTGATGTCCTATTTGGCGCAGGTCTGGGTCTGGCGATGGGTCGAGGTTTTGCTGACACCTACCGCAAATACCGGCAAAGGAAGAATCTATCGAACGTCAAAATTTCTTTCGATCACAACCGTGGTGGTGCCACCGTTCACCTCAACGTCACTGTTCCCTAG
- a CDS encoding cobalamin B12-binding domain-containing protein has protein sequence METKERKVRILLAKPGLDGHDRGIKVLARAYRDAGMEVIYLGLRQTPEMIVTAALQEDADVIGLSILSGAHMTVLPRVIELMKENGLEDVLLTGGGIIPEKDTKALAKLGAGRLFGPGTPIQETVDYIKDWVSENRWKR, from the coding sequence GTGGAAACAAAGGAACGAAAGGTACGGATTCTCCTGGCAAAACCGGGTCTCGATGGGCATGATCGAGGGATCAAGGTGCTGGCTCGGGCCTACCGGGATGCGGGAATGGAGGTCATCTACCTGGGCCTGAGGCAGACCCCCGAGATGATTGTCACTGCTGCCCTGCAGGAGGACGCAGACGTTATCGGCCTTTCCATTCTATCCGGCGCACATATGACCGTCCTGCCGCGCGTAATCGAGTTGATGAAAGAGAACGGACTGGAAGACGTCCTGCTAACCGGAGGAGGAATCATTCCCGAGAAGGATACGAAAGCTCTGGCGAAGCTGGGAGCGGGGAGACTCTTCGGACCGGGGACGCCCATTCAAGAGACCGTTGACTATATCAAGGATTGGGTTTCGGAGAATCGATGGAAACGATGA
- a CDS encoding DEAD/DEAH box helicase, with amino-acid sequence MKETSAEQVLEFLRSRPELGSNIVYVHKISARDAAFVDFPSNLDTRIVEAVKSHGISRLYSHQRDCWDYISEGKNVAIVTPTASGKTLCYNLPVLQAILHDSGSRALYLFPTKALSQDQVADLNDTVAEMDEAIKVYTFDGDTPQNARQAIRKQGHIVVTNPDMLHQGILPHHTKWINLFQNLKYVVIDELHTYRGVFGSHMANVIRRLKRVCEFHRSSPQFICCSATIANPKEHAEALTELEMSLVDESGAPRSEKYFIFYNPPVVNRQLGIRASYLKEARKVSTALLGRDISTIVFALSRLNVEILTKYLKDEFESTRERLASGEFVAGYRGGYLPNRRREIERGLRNGSIKGVVATNALELGIDIGSLDAAVLSGYPGTIASTWQQAGRAGRRDRPALAVLVARSNPLDQFLVNNPNYFFGSSPEHARINPDNLSILVDHLKCAAFELPFRKGEAFGKVEAADVNEILEFLQEGNTIRLDEDQWHWMEDVYPAVNVSLRRIEKGNFVVVNRRDESKIIAEVDYTSAITTIYPDAIYMADGNEFIVDELDWDGRKAIVRDTESDYYTDAIDYTNVKVLDEFESRQSGKIDVSLGEVRVTTRAVGFKKIKFYTMENVGYGNINLPDVDMHTTAYWFTLPQSLLEKLPYSPSDIVDGVLGLANSLHYVSALKLMSTVHDIHRSVGDKSSRWYARNVFGTRGLYSAPDGSLSDDEVAVDSLSLFQPTIFIYDNYQGGVGFSQQLFDSHEELIRQTFSLISQCQCARGCPSCVGPAKEVGEKSKYVSRDLLTLIME; translated from the coding sequence ATGAAAGAGACTTCCGCTGAGCAAGTTCTTGAATTCCTGCGCTCCCGCCCGGAATTAGGTTCCAATATCGTATACGTTCACAAAATTTCCGCCCGGGATGCCGCGTTCGTTGACTTTCCATCGAATCTCGACACGAGAATCGTTGAAGCGGTGAAATCCCACGGTATTTCCCGGCTCTATTCCCATCAGCGGGACTGTTGGGATTACATCAGTGAGGGGAAGAACGTTGCGATTGTAACCCCAACCGCGTCGGGAAAGACGTTGTGCTACAACCTGCCCGTGCTCCAGGCGATACTTCACGACTCAGGTTCAAGAGCACTGTACCTTTTCCCCACGAAAGCGCTCTCCCAGGACCAGGTAGCGGACCTGAATGACACGGTCGCTGAAATGGATGAGGCCATTAAGGTGTATACTTTTGATGGGGATACCCCTCAAAATGCCCGGCAGGCCATCCGGAAGCAAGGCCATATTGTGGTGACGAATCCTGACATGCTCCATCAGGGTATTTTGCCGCATCACACCAAGTGGATTAACCTATTCCAGAATCTCAAGTATGTTGTGATAGATGAATTGCACACTTATCGGGGTGTTTTTGGAAGTCACATGGCCAATGTCATTCGCCGGCTGAAGCGTGTCTGCGAGTTCCACAGGTCCTCGCCACAATTCATTTGCTGTTCTGCCACTATCGCAAATCCCAAGGAGCACGCTGAGGCCCTCACGGAACTGGAAATGTCACTTGTGGACGAATCGGGTGCCCCAAGAAGCGAAAAGTACTTCATCTTTTACAATCCCCCGGTGGTGAACCGCCAACTCGGGATCCGGGCGAGTTATCTCAAGGAAGCGAGGAAAGTCTCCACCGCGCTCCTGGGCCGGGATATTTCCACTATTGTCTTTGCCTTGAGCCGCCTCAACGTGGAGATCCTGACCAAGTACTTGAAGGATGAGTTCGAATCGACGCGTGAACGGTTGGCATCTGGTGAATTTGTTGCGGGGTATCGGGGCGGTTATCTTCCCAATCGACGGCGGGAAATAGAGCGGGGGCTCCGCAATGGCAGCATTAAGGGAGTGGTGGCCACCAACGCCCTTGAGCTGGGGATCGATATTGGGAGTCTCGACGCGGCCGTACTATCAGGATATCCGGGCACCATTGCCTCAACGTGGCAGCAGGCGGGAAGAGCCGGCCGGAGAGATCGTCCTGCCCTTGCCGTCCTCGTGGCAAGGTCGAATCCTCTCGACCAATTCCTCGTGAATAATCCCAACTATTTTTTCGGTTCCTCTCCGGAGCACGCTCGCATCAACCCGGATAACTTGTCCATTCTGGTGGATCATCTGAAATGCGCCGCCTTTGAGTTGCCCTTTCGAAAAGGTGAAGCCTTCGGCAAGGTGGAGGCGGCGGACGTGAATGAAATTCTCGAGTTTCTCCAGGAGGGAAATACCATCCGCCTGGATGAAGATCAGTGGCACTGGATGGAAGATGTCTACCCTGCTGTCAATGTTTCGCTCAGGCGAATTGAAAAGGGAAACTTTGTGGTGGTGAACCGTCGTGATGAATCGAAGATCATCGCGGAAGTCGACTACACGAGCGCCATCACTACCATTTATCCTGATGCCATCTATATGGCAGACGGAAATGAATTCATCGTTGATGAGCTCGACTGGGACGGTCGAAAAGCCATCGTCCGGGATACTGAGTCTGACTACTACACCGATGCCATCGACTATACCAACGTTAAGGTGCTGGACGAGTTTGAGAGCCGTCAGTCAGGTAAGATCGACGTTTCCCTGGGAGAGGTGCGGGTGACCACCCGGGCTGTGGGGTTCAAAAAGATCAAATTTTATACCATGGAAAATGTGGGATACGGGAACATTAATCTGCCGGATGTTGACATGCATACCACCGCCTACTGGTTTACACTTCCCCAGAGTTTGCTGGAAAAGCTGCCGTACTCCCCATCCGATATTGTGGACGGGGTTTTGGGATTAGCCAATTCACTCCATTATGTCTCAGCTCTGAAGCTAATGTCCACGGTGCACGATATTCATAGAAGCGTGGGGGATAAATCGTCGAGATGGTACGCGAGAAATGTATTTGGGACCCGGGGACTCTATTCTGCTCCCGACGGCAGTCTCTCTGATGATGAAGTGGCCGTGGATTCTCTTTCCCTCTTTCAGCCCACCATCTTTATCTATGACAATTATCAGGGCGGCGTGGGATTCAGCCAGCAGTTGTTCGATAGTCACGAGGAGCTGATACGGCAGACCTTTTCCCTTATTTCACAGTGCCAATGCGCTAGAGGGTGCCCCTCCTGCGTGGGGCCGGCCAAAGAAGTGGGGGAGAAGAGCAAATACGTAAGTCGCGATCTCTTGACACTCATCATGGAGTAG